In the Bacteroidia bacterium genome, one interval contains:
- a CDS encoding NADH-quinone oxidoreductase subunit M: MNLSLLVMIPLVTFLAILVARGGTAARLMALSGSVVQLALSVALLFLYLAERDAGNNAAVLFETDLVWFSNWNIHYHTGVDGIAVAMILLTSFVMLAGVLVSWNIPSMKKEFFALLIFLGTGAYGFFISIDLFTMFFFFELAVIPKYLLIAIWGSGKKEYASMKLALMLMAGSSLVLAGLLLLNHHTQSLVAGGTFNLLQIAGLGVSEDMQMILFPMIFTGFAVLSAMFPFHSWAPDGHSSAPTAASMFLAGISMKLGGYGCLRVAMWMFPEAARAYADWIIVLAVIGILYGAFVTLYQKDIKLMNAYSSVSHCGFVLLGLGMMTVTSSTGAVLQMISHGVMTALFFGVIGMVYERTHTRMSYEMGGLLKVMPFIGTVFFIAGLTSLGLPGFSGFVAEMTVFVGSFEVPGMFYRICTLLGCMSIVVTAVYILRATGMVMMGPVRHEEHRSLPDATWNEKAAAALLVICIVVMGTMPWWLSDMVRESTKVILESAAVIQP; the protein is encoded by the coding sequence ATGAATTTGTCGCTGTTAGTCATGATTCCTCTGGTTACTTTCCTGGCCATTTTAGTGGCACGGGGAGGAACAGCCGCGCGGTTGATGGCCCTCAGTGGATCAGTGGTACAGCTGGCACTCTCCGTTGCCTTATTGTTCCTCTACCTGGCCGAGAGAGACGCAGGAAATAATGCCGCAGTGCTTTTCGAAACAGATCTCGTTTGGTTCAGTAACTGGAATATTCATTACCATACCGGAGTAGACGGTATTGCGGTGGCAATGATTCTCCTGACCTCCTTTGTTATGCTGGCCGGGGTACTTGTTTCCTGGAACATACCCTCTATGAAAAAGGAATTCTTCGCGCTGCTGATTTTCCTCGGTACCGGCGCCTATGGTTTCTTCATTTCTATTGATCTTTTTACCATGTTCTTCTTTTTCGAGCTGGCAGTGATACCAAAATACCTTCTGATCGCAATATGGGGAAGCGGTAAAAAGGAGTATGCCTCTATGAAGCTGGCATTGATGCTTATGGCCGGTTCTTCCCTGGTGTTAGCCGGTCTGCTGCTGCTGAATCATCATACGCAGAGCCTCGTGGCAGGGGGTACGTTCAACTTGCTGCAGATTGCAGGTCTGGGCGTTTCAGAGGATATGCAGATGATCCTTTTTCCAATGATCTTTACCGGCTTTGCCGTGCTGAGCGCCATGTTCCCATTTCATTCCTGGGCACCGGATGGCCACAGCTCCGCGCCAACTGCTGCCTCCATGTTTCTTGCCGGTATTTCTATGAAGCTGGGCGGTTATGGTTGCCTGCGCGTGGCGATGTGGATGTTTCCGGAAGCAGCGAGGGCGTATGCCGATTGGATCATCGTGCTTGCCGTGATCGGTATACTCTATGGCGCGTTCGTGACTTTATACCAGAAGGATATTAAACTCATGAATGCCTATTCTTCGGTGTCGCATTGCGGGTTTGTTTTACTGGGACTGGGCATGATGACCGTTACCTCTTCCACCGGTGCGGTATTGCAAATGATCTCACACGGGGTGATGACGGCACTTTTCTTCGGTGTAATTGGAATGGTTTACGAACGTACACACACCCGAATGAGTTATGAAATGGGCGGACTGCTGAAGGTAATGCCGTTTATCGGCACGGTTTTCTTTATCGCTGGTCTTACTTCACTGGGATTGCCGGGGTTCAGCGGTTTTGTGGCGGAAATGACAGTATTTGTCGGGTCATTCGAAGTTCCGGGCATGTTCTACCGCATCTGTACGCTGCTTGGATGCATGTCCATCGTTGTAACGGCCGTTTATATTCTCCGGGCCACCGGGATGGTGATGATGGGTCCGGTCCGCCATGAAGAACACCGCTCGCTTCCCGATGCTACCTGGAACGAGAAAGCCGCAGCTGCACTGTTGGTTATCTGTATCGTGGTAATGGGAACGATGCCCTGGTGGCTTTCCGATATGGTGCGGGAGAGCACAAAAGTTATTCTTGAATCCGCCGCTGTTATTCAACCCTGA
- a CDS encoding NADH-quinone oxidoreductase subunit N, producing MNATQMYNLASALRMEGGLLLLLVVLLIYKVAKGENTSPVIWRVMNKGVLLIAIGGFAVPVTAVLFGGMYVSDPLIACQKGILALGTFFVMLQANHWLRRHSNAVEFYMILIAVLMGMFFMVSSGHFLVFYLGLELATIPLAALAAFDFEKQRSSEAGVKMILSSAFSSAILLFGVSLVYGFTGSLYFSDVSLSFSAEVLPLAAFAFLIAGFLFKISAVPFHLWTADVYEGAPVAVTSFLSVISKGAAMFIFVTVLYKVFGGISEAWVPVLSVVAVATMTLGNAMAIRQDNLKRFLAFSSITQVGYLLIGAASAGVAGSSSVVYFILIYIFSNLGAFTVLSVISSRTGKESVSSFSALYKTNPVLSLLLMISVFSLAGIPPTAGFFGKLFLLNAGAQSGMTWVVVIACLNMVVSLYYYLRLVKAMFADPNPDPIGKVEMNWREKFVLGCCLAGILLMAVFPFVFEEISKLAFGIQ from the coding sequence ATGAACGCAACGCAAATGTATAATCTTGCATCTGCCCTCCGCATGGAGGGAGGCCTGTTGCTGCTGCTCGTGGTTCTTCTCATCTATAAAGTAGCAAAAGGAGAGAATACCTCACCGGTAATCTGGAGGGTAATGAACAAGGGAGTACTGCTGATCGCGATCGGCGGGTTCGCCGTCCCGGTAACGGCTGTATTATTCGGAGGCATGTATGTAAGCGATCCGTTGATCGCCTGTCAGAAGGGTATTCTAGCACTCGGAACTTTCTTTGTCATGCTTCAGGCCAATCATTGGCTTCGCCGGCACAGCAACGCGGTGGAATTTTATATGATACTGATCGCGGTGCTGATGGGAATGTTCTTCATGGTTTCATCCGGTCATTTCCTCGTTTTTTATCTCGGGCTGGAGCTCGCCACCATTCCGCTGGCCGCCCTGGCCGCATTTGATTTTGAAAAGCAGCGTTCCAGCGAAGCAGGGGTAAAAATGATATTGTCTTCTGCTTTTTCTTCTGCCATTCTGCTGTTCGGCGTTTCCCTGGTTTATGGATTTACAGGTTCTCTTTATTTCAGCGACGTGTCGCTATCCTTTTCCGCCGAGGTGCTTCCGCTGGCGGCTTTCGCATTCCTTATTGCAGGATTTCTTTTCAAAATATCAGCGGTGCCTTTTCATCTGTGGACGGCAGACGTGTACGAAGGCGCTCCGGTGGCGGTTACTTCCTTTCTGTCTGTGATCTCAAAAGGTGCGGCAATGTTTATATTTGTTACGGTTCTGTATAAGGTATTCGGCGGTATTTCTGAAGCATGGGTGCCTGTACTTTCTGTGGTGGCGGTGGCTACCATGACCCTTGGCAACGCGATGGCCATCCGGCAGGATAACCTGAAACGCTTTCTGGCTTTTTCTTCTATCACACAGGTGGGATATCTGCTGATCGGTGCCGCATCGGCCGGCGTGGCCGGGTCTTCATCTGTGGTTTATTTTATTCTGATTTATATTTTCAGTAACCTCGGCGCCTTTACGGTGCTTTCTGTGATCAGTTCGCGTACCGGCAAGGAATCGGTATCTTCTTTTTCTGCGTTGTATAAAACGAATCCGGTGCTGAGCCTGTTGCTTATGATTTCCGTTTTTTCACTGGCCGGTATTCCGCCTACGGCCGGATTTTTCGGAAAACTTTTTTTGCTGAATGCGGGCGCTCAATCGGGAATGACCTGGGTGGTGGTGATCGCCTGTTTGAACATGGTGGTATCGCTGTATTATTATCTGCGGCTGGTAAAAGCCATGTTTGCGGATCCCAACCCGGACCCCATCGGGAAGGTGGAGATGAACTGGAGAGAGAAATTCGTGCTGGGCTGCTGCCTGGCCGGCATTCTTCTGATGGCCGTATTCCCCTTTGTTTTTGAAGAGATCAGTAAACTTGCATTCGGAATTCAATGA
- a CDS encoding T9SS type A sorting domain-containing protein, with product MELPQYIQDQINSFIAGNTGINPYDPDQIKIQVDFQHQLTGNVYTRYGFYYQDVSVSGTTWIINASTPHPFRVRFAPPLDGFWYAFIKLIVNNTPVGNPYAANFIVSPSAEKGHLQVGSRSQTLRYENGGSFYILGRNVAGASEEPWESCNTTPQRFNDQRFYIADLGNSGGNFIRIRMDASTNGIEWGMTSCGNYQNRQDHAFELDKTLTLCEEKNLFIMLCLQNDQELSTYFNWDGSDHQHCSSWGAVGQGSVPNTIALNPYYHLLGGPSINPSPDQFFTSVLAKSYFKKRIFYINARWGYSTSIGMWELINETDNLGDNGNGKLYTSSGFQDNFESWACEMSWYLKQFYPNHLVTNGYTQAGPGVNDDTFGCSNVDVMSVNSYSDDHGDNGENGTFNYNDRIKLPPGSVVNMDKLAYAKPFIIGEAGLMPFNGYPLCDQCTDKAFHNCVWSTAFSDHAGTALYWWDWEQINVRHNDNFTALSNFFNGVDFESNDFRHYHAKDYQSSKQVDFYYLLEENHDDKAMGWLHNHSVHYLSEGSSCISSCAPSSYTSSVQSIYDTPGNPKVDLNWFLIGKQYKIDFFDTYVDGHQIGWMTLSSTLAGHIKFRVALNASYNPSQLWWPDKAFKLYRINQTFKEGSGDSLFLPNDTLTASMIPLEFKGKIDENHEHYEKFWNFGNGIISNANYPSVVYDMPGIFNASLHYVDSGGKEHYIFQTFVVLDSSGTIPDSKREVISGHPPATDIQIIPNPAGDHIFLSFPTHQAGHDYSIRIYSVHGQLLKSLESSANDFTIDISFLVPGLYFLSADFRTTTYHHYFIKK from the coding sequence GTGGAACTTCCTCAGTACATACAGGATCAGATCAACAGCTTCATTGCCGGCAACACGGGTATTAATCCCTACGATCCGGACCAGATCAAGATTCAGGTTGATTTTCAGCATCAGCTGACCGGAAATGTTTATACGCGCTACGGATTCTATTACCAGGACGTGAGTGTTTCGGGTACAACCTGGATCATCAATGCCAGTACACCGCATCCCTTCCGTGTCCGCTTTGCCCCACCCCTTGATGGGTTTTGGTATGCCTTCATTAAGCTCATTGTTAACAACACGCCCGTTGGAAATCCGTATGCAGCGAATTTTATTGTTTCGCCATCGGCAGAGAAGGGACATTTGCAGGTGGGAAGCAGAAGCCAGACTCTGAGATACGAAAATGGAGGCTCTTTTTACATTCTGGGACGAAATGTGGCGGGGGCGAGCGAAGAGCCCTGGGAATCTTGCAACACGACTCCTCAGAGATTTAATGACCAGAGATTCTATATAGCAGACCTTGGAAACAGTGGGGGAAATTTTATCCGGATCAGGATGGATGCTTCTACCAACGGAATTGAATGGGGTATGACCAGCTGCGGAAACTATCAAAACCGGCAGGACCACGCCTTTGAGTTGGACAAAACGCTGACACTTTGTGAGGAAAAGAATCTTTTCATTATGTTATGTCTTCAAAACGACCAGGAACTTAGTACCTATTTTAACTGGGACGGTAGCGACCACCAGCATTGTTCTTCCTGGGGTGCTGTTGGGCAAGGATCGGTTCCAAACACAATTGCTTTGAATCCGTATTATCATCTATTGGGCGGACCATCTATAAATCCCTCCCCCGACCAGTTCTTTACATCAGTGCTTGCAAAAAGCTATTTCAAAAAGCGCATCTTTTATATTAATGCCCGCTGGGGATATAGCACATCTATCGGGATGTGGGAATTGATCAATGAAACGGACAACCTGGGTGATAATGGGAATGGCAAATTATATACCTCATCAGGCTTTCAGGATAATTTTGAATCATGGGCCTGTGAGATGAGTTGGTATCTTAAACAGTTCTATCCCAATCACCTGGTTACCAATGGGTATACACAAGCCGGGCCGGGAGTTAACGATGACACGTTTGGATGCAGTAATGTTGATGTTATGTCCGTTAATTCATATAGCGATGATCATGGTGACAACGGCGAAAACGGAACTTTCAATTATAACGATCGTATTAAATTACCGCCGGGAAGCGTGGTCAATATGGATAAGCTGGCTTATGCCAAACCTTTTATTATTGGAGAGGCGGGCTTGATGCCTTTCAACGGGTATCCACTATGTGATCAATGTACCGACAAGGCTTTTCATAATTGCGTATGGTCCACTGCGTTTTCAGATCATGCAGGTACTGCGCTCTATTGGTGGGACTGGGAGCAAATTAATGTGCGGCATAATGATAATTTTACAGCACTCTCAAACTTTTTCAATGGGGTTGACTTTGAATCTAATGACTTCCGTCATTATCATGCAAAGGACTATCAATCCTCGAAACAGGTAGATTTTTATTACTTACTGGAAGAGAATCACGATGACAAAGCCATGGGTTGGCTTCACAACCACTCCGTACATTATCTCAGCGAAGGATCTTCCTGTATCAGCAGTTGTGCTCCTTCGAGCTATACTTCGTCAGTTCAGTCTATCTACGATACCCCCGGAAATCCCAAAGTTGATCTCAACTGGTTTCTCATAGGAAAGCAATACAAGATTGATTTTTTCGATACGTACGTGGATGGTCATCAGATTGGCTGGATGACACTATCTTCAACCCTGGCCGGACATATTAAATTCAGGGTTGCGCTTAATGCCTCCTACAATCCATCGCAGCTCTGGTGGCCCGATAAGGCGTTCAAACTGTACCGTATTAACCAGACTTTCAAAGAAGGATCCGGAGACTCCCTGTTTCTTCCCAACGATACGCTAACAGCCTCCATGATACCTCTTGAATTCAAGGGAAAAATAGATGAAAATCACGAGCACTATGAGAAGTTCTGGAACTTCGGGAATGGCATCATTTCCAATGCAAATTATCCTTCCGTTGTATACGATATGCCCGGAATATTCAACGCCAGCCTGCACTATGTTGATTCCGGCGGGAAGGAACATTATATTTTTCAGACCTTTGTAGTTCTCGACTCCTCGGGCACTATCCCAGATTCCAAAAGGGAAGTCATATCCGGTCACCCCCCAGCCACTGATATTCAAATAATTCCCAATCCTGCTGGGGACCACATTTTTCTTTCTTTCCCGACTCATCAAGCAGGACATGATTACAGCATCCGTATTTATTCAGTTCATGGACAATTACTAAAATCGCTTGAGAGTTCTGCAAACGATTTTACTATTGATATTTCATTTCTGGTTCCGGGACTATATTTTC